A region from the Coffea eugenioides isolate CCC68of chromosome 9, Ceug_1.0, whole genome shotgun sequence genome encodes:
- the LOC113782038 gene encoding protein GPR107-like codes for MIQPLLLLTAAVISSIRFGSCEIKDVHIVEDSRPIILFEKFGFAPDGHVDICIKRVSWKSKHQNAKLDLSSMGFFLVRDVSYPQILNESSYTDGFCVLSSMYVQNLFGFDKLAPDSTFNTSAVIDQPDEYNLVFGNCQTEFHVSMNVHTEMYNIHDEEKDFLPAGQTSLPKLYFFFFLVYVAILAVWGFICIKQRLTVHKIHLIMAALLLFKALKMICASEDKMYIRKTGTPHGWDVAFYIFGFLKGVTLFTVIVLVGTGWSFLKPYLQEREKIILMFVIPLQVLENIASVVISETGPVKKDWFAWTEMFLLIDVVCCCTILFPIFWSIRSLKEASKTDGKAAKNLEKLTLFKQFYTVVIAYLYFTRVVVSAIGANINYRYDWVPVAAAEGASLVFYLFTFYHFQPVERNPYLVIEDVEDTTRNQTLEIEDPMES; via the coding sequence ATGATCCAACCACTTTTATTACTAACAGCAGCCGTAATTTCAAGCATCAGATTTGGTTCTTGTGAGATCAAGGATGTGCACATTGTTGAAGACTCGAGGCCTATAATCTTGTTCGAGAAATTTGGATTTGCTCCGGATGGGCACGTTGACATTTGCATAAAACGTGTTTCTTGGAAATCAAAACATCAAAATGCGAAACTTGATCTTTCTTCCATGGGATTCTTTCTTGTTAGAGATGTATCCTACCCCCAAATCCTGAACGAGTCTTCTTACACAGATGGCTTCTGTGTCCTGTCAAGCATGTATGTGCAGAATCTGTTCGGGTTTGACAAGCTTGCCCCTGATTCGACATTTAATACCTCTGCAGTAATTGACCAACCTGATGAATATAATCTAGTTTTTGGGAATTGTCAGACAGAATTTCATGTGAGTATGAATGTTCACACCGAAATGTATAATATCCATGACGAGGAGAAGGATTTTCTCCCAGCAGGTCAAACTTCATTGCCAAaattgtatttcttcttctttctggTCTACGTTGCAATTTTGGCTGTATGGGGTTTTATTTGCATTAAACAAAGGCTTACCGTCCACAAGATCCATCTGATCATGGCTGCATTACTTCTTTTCAAGGCACTTAAGATGATTTGTGCCTCTGAGGACAAAATGTACATAAGAAAGACCGGTACTCCTCATGGATGGGATGTGGCTTTCTACATTTTCGGATTCTTGAAAGGTGTCACTCTTTTCACCGTTATCGTTCTCGTAGGAACAGGTTGGTCATTCTTGAAGCCATACTTGCAAGAACGCGAGAAGATTATCTTGATGTTTGTAATCCCATTGCAAGTTTTAGAGAACATAGCTTCAGTGGTCATCAGTGAAACAGGTCCCGTGAAAAAGGACTGGTTTGCATGGACTGAAATGTTCTTGTTGATAGATGTCGTGTGTTGCTGCACCATTTTGTTCCCTATCTTCTGGTCTATCAGAAGCCTAAAAGAGGCCTCGAAGACTGATGGAAAGGCAGCTAAGAACCTTGAAAAGTTAACACTTTTCAAGCAATTCTACACTGTTGTCATTGCTTATCTGTACTTCACAAGAGTTGTGGTTTCAGCAATTGGGGCTAATATCAATTACAGGTACGACTGGGTGCCGGTAGCTGCAGCTGAAGGAGCAAGCTTGGTGTTCTATTTGTTTACCTTTTATCATTTTCAACCAGTAGAAAGAAATCCATACTTGGTCATCGAGGATGTTGAGGATACCACAAGAAATCAAACATTAGAAATAGAGGATCCCATGGAATCCTAA
- the LOC113782706 gene encoding uncharacterized protein LOC113782706 isoform X2, translating into MESEQVTETSPSYEKMYQIFSDFMTRITKFEELVDMGNRFLVGFQQGLDFLRRPPIDTTSELVANIIKANETRRLSSYIQAGCVNMHDRKQCLGKLSTCHHGLLDHLIGVNELQCLLDDAATAVQNSNENLQDKDFHGDVDSNTDISTKEDFLPAHVRKPEITDYAALMAVVYGMVKQDYEMQERIVSSLSLKSSSGEMESYCLMWSLRPFIDDEIIHKAWRLIR; encoded by the exons ATGGAAAGCGAACAAGTTACAGAGACATCTCCTTCTTATGAGAAGATGTACCAGATTTTCTCAGATTTCATGACAAG GATCACTAAATTTGAGGAGCTAGTGGACATGGGAAACAGATTTCTTGTGGGCTTTCAACAAGGACTTG ACTTTCTTCGGCGACCACCAATTGACAcgacttcagaattggttgcGAACATTATAAAAGCTAATGAAACTAGAAGGCTTTCATCTTATATTCAAGCAGGATGTGTAAACATGCATGATAGAAAACAATGTTTGGGCAAGT TGAGTACCTGCCATCATGGACTCTTGGACCATTTAATTGGAG TGAATGAACTCCAGTGCCTTCTGGATGATGCAGCAACAGCTGTCCAGAATTCCAATGAGAATTTGCAGGATAAAGACTTTCATGGTGACGTGGATTCAAATACAGATATAAGTACCAAA GAGGACTTCTTACCCGCCCATGTTCGTAAACCTGAAATTACTGATTATGCTGCCTTAATGGCTGTTGTATATGGTATGGTCAAACAAGACTACGAGATGCAG GAAAGGATTGTTTCCTCTCTTAGTTTGAAGTCATCATCGGGTGAAATGGAGAGTTATTGCCTCATGTGGTCTCTCCGGCCCTTTATAGACGATGAAATCATACATAAAGCCTGGAGATTGATTCGATGA
- the LOC113782706 gene encoding uncharacterized protein LOC113782706 isoform X4, with product MESEQVTETSPSYEKMYQIFSDFMTRITKFEELVDMGNRFLVGFQQGLDFLRRPPIDTTSELVANIIKANETRRLSSYIQAGCVNMHDRKQCLGKLSTCHHGLLDHLIGATAVQNSNENLQDKDFHGDVDSNTDISTKEDFLPAHVRKPEITDYAALMAVVYGMVKQDYEMQERIVSSLSLKSSSGEMESYCLMWSLRPFIDDEIIHKAWRLIR from the exons ATGGAAAGCGAACAAGTTACAGAGACATCTCCTTCTTATGAGAAGATGTACCAGATTTTCTCAGATTTCATGACAAG GATCACTAAATTTGAGGAGCTAGTGGACATGGGAAACAGATTTCTTGTGGGCTTTCAACAAGGACTTG ACTTTCTTCGGCGACCACCAATTGACAcgacttcagaattggttgcGAACATTATAAAAGCTAATGAAACTAGAAGGCTTTCATCTTATATTCAAGCAGGATGTGTAAACATGCATGATAGAAAACAATGTTTGGGCAAGT TGAGTACCTGCCATCATGGACTCTTGGACCATTTAATTGGAG CAACAGCTGTCCAGAATTCCAATGAGAATTTGCAGGATAAAGACTTTCATGGTGACGTGGATTCAAATACAGATATAAGTACCAAA GAGGACTTCTTACCCGCCCATGTTCGTAAACCTGAAATTACTGATTATGCTGCCTTAATGGCTGTTGTATATGGTATGGTCAAACAAGACTACGAGATGCAG GAAAGGATTGTTTCCTCTCTTAGTTTGAAGTCATCATCGGGTGAAATGGAGAGTTATTGCCTCATGTGGTCTCTCCGGCCCTTTATAGACGATGAAATCATACATAAAGCCTGGAGATTGATTCGATGA
- the LOC113782706 gene encoding uncharacterized protein LOC113782706 isoform X3 — MESEQVTETSPSYEKMYQIFSDFMTRITKFEELVDMGNRFLVGFQQGLDFLRRPPIDTTSELVANIIKANETRRLSSYIQAGCVNMHDRKQCLGKSKSVVNELQCLLDDAATAVQNSNENLQDKDFHGDVDSNTDISTKEDFLPAHVRKPEITDYAALMAVVYGMVKQDYEMQERIVSSLSLKSSSGEMESYCLMWSLRPFIDDEIIHKAWRLIR, encoded by the exons ATGGAAAGCGAACAAGTTACAGAGACATCTCCTTCTTATGAGAAGATGTACCAGATTTTCTCAGATTTCATGACAAG GATCACTAAATTTGAGGAGCTAGTGGACATGGGAAACAGATTTCTTGTGGGCTTTCAACAAGGACTTG ACTTTCTTCGGCGACCACCAATTGACAcgacttcagaattggttgcGAACATTATAAAAGCTAATGAAACTAGAAGGCTTTCATCTTATATTCAAGCAGGATGTGTAAACATGCATGATAGAAAACAATGTTTGGGCAAGT CTAAAAGTGTAGTGAATGAACTCCAGTGCCTTCTGGATGATGCAGCAACAGCTGTCCAGAATTCCAATGAGAATTTGCAGGATAAAGACTTTCATGGTGACGTGGATTCAAATACAGATATAAGTACCAAA GAGGACTTCTTACCCGCCCATGTTCGTAAACCTGAAATTACTGATTATGCTGCCTTAATGGCTGTTGTATATGGTATGGTCAAACAAGACTACGAGATGCAG GAAAGGATTGTTTCCTCTCTTAGTTTGAAGTCATCATCGGGTGAAATGGAGAGTTATTGCCTCATGTGGTCTCTCCGGCCCTTTATAGACGATGAAATCATACATAAAGCCTGGAGATTGATTCGATGA
- the LOC113782706 gene encoding uncharacterized protein LOC113782706 isoform X1, producing the protein MESEQVTETSPSYEKMYQIFSDFMTRITKFEELVDMGNRFLVGFQQGLDFLRRPPIDTTSELVANIIKANETRRLSSYIQAGCVNMHDRKQCLGKLSTCHHGLLDHLIGAKSVVNELQCLLDDAATAVQNSNENLQDKDFHGDVDSNTDISTKEDFLPAHVRKPEITDYAALMAVVYGMVKQDYEMQERIVSSLSLKSSSGEMESYCLMWSLRPFIDDEIIHKAWRLIR; encoded by the exons ATGGAAAGCGAACAAGTTACAGAGACATCTCCTTCTTATGAGAAGATGTACCAGATTTTCTCAGATTTCATGACAAG GATCACTAAATTTGAGGAGCTAGTGGACATGGGAAACAGATTTCTTGTGGGCTTTCAACAAGGACTTG ACTTTCTTCGGCGACCACCAATTGACAcgacttcagaattggttgcGAACATTATAAAAGCTAATGAAACTAGAAGGCTTTCATCTTATATTCAAGCAGGATGTGTAAACATGCATGATAGAAAACAATGTTTGGGCAAGT TGAGTACCTGCCATCATGGACTCTTGGACCATTTAATTGGAG CTAAAAGTGTAGTGAATGAACTCCAGTGCCTTCTGGATGATGCAGCAACAGCTGTCCAGAATTCCAATGAGAATTTGCAGGATAAAGACTTTCATGGTGACGTGGATTCAAATACAGATATAAGTACCAAA GAGGACTTCTTACCCGCCCATGTTCGTAAACCTGAAATTACTGATTATGCTGCCTTAATGGCTGTTGTATATGGTATGGTCAAACAAGACTACGAGATGCAG GAAAGGATTGTTTCCTCTCTTAGTTTGAAGTCATCATCGGGTGAAATGGAGAGTTATTGCCTCATGTGGTCTCTCCGGCCCTTTATAGACGATGAAATCATACATAAAGCCTGGAGATTGATTCGATGA